Within Peromyscus leucopus breed LL Stock chromosome 7, UCI_PerLeu_2.1, whole genome shotgun sequence, the genomic segment atttttctgaaaaagtttaaaaacattaaaattagaaTACTTTGGTAGAAAACTTGTAGCCATGAACAAAATTAACATTGCATAATGTTTTTTATCAAGAACTGTATCACAAATAACATGTTTACATATATTACAATGATTTGCAATATAGTAATTGCTTATCACAGAAGATCTAAAATcctctttgagaaaagttttaaatattatttagcaCTTTAAGGAGTCTGTTCCCAATAAGTGACAAGAAGCCGATCCAGGAGGTAGCAGGCTGTGCAGCTGGGAATGAGAGACCTAACCAGGTAATGTCTTATCAGCATTTAGAGGAACCCCAGATACCATGGGAACTCCTGCCCCCAGTCAGTGTGAATGCCTAGCTAGCATAAGACCCACACCAACAACAGATGGTCGATGCTCAGGTTACGCCATCACATACAGCGTTTCTCCTTGGCTGGTATGTCCAGAGGACCAGTCCTATTTAGCAAATGCCTCTGCGTCTGGCTTGAACTAAGTGGAAGGAAACTGTGCCATTCAACAGAAAGCTATTGCGTCTACTCGGCACAGTAGGTGTCCCAATTCTAAACATTTCTAACCACGGTTGCTTCAACATCAGTCCTGTAAACCCAAGAGTATCACACTTCTGTCTCCTGGATTTGAGCACAAGTTCAaatcttaaaattatgtattaaaaCTTCCAAAAATAGGGCTCTGGAAACATAATTGAGTTGAAAATCATTCTGTGTTGGGCTGacatttcttctgcttcctgtatTTGGTAGGGAATCTTCCACCGGTCACCAGAATACAGAGTGTACAAAGGGAGTGGCATGACACTGTGCCCAAGCCTCCTGGAGCCACGCAGAGGGGCACCGTAGAGGGAAAAAATGTCTCCCGTGACCCACCTAAGTGGCCAGCAGAGCAGCAGTGAGTAATTCCAGGACTGTAACTGACAAGTACCGATTGCTCCTCAGGAGTAATACCTCATTACACACCGTGGTAAACGCCCCAAacacccgggggggggggggtatttccAGAGGAAGCACTCAGCAGTGGTCTGACTGTCACCTCAGACACGGGCACAGCTCCTACGTCCCTCCACCCTCTGCTACTGGGGTCTTCACCGGAGACCTTTAATTTCCATCTAACCATCAGTGGGAAGACAATACTTAGGCTCAGTGAGATCTGACCAAAAATAAACAGAGGTAAAAGTAGGAAATAAAGATTCTAGTGAGGCTAAACTTCCCACAGGGGCCAGCTCAGTGAGTGAGACCAGctgtacaaacagaaaaaaggaagcaACAACTCTCCTTTTGggtcatttcaaaacaaaaaaggcattCTTAGCAACCTGGCTATGTGGTATGGCACTATCTGTTGAATTGTGCCACATTTAGCTGCTAAGAATTATTCCCTAATAAGGCTATTTTACCATTCAAAGTTAAAATGTTTGTAATAAATACTGTATTAAAATCCTTtaatatttacaatttaaaatatatacacacacatatatatatactgcgGGCTCCTGTCAGTCATCGGAGTGTGACCTCTTCAATGTCCTCATCAACAGGGTCAGCAGCTTTGACTGTTGGCTTATTGCTTGTGTGTTTCGGCCGCGGCCTGTTGGGATTAAAACTTCTTCCCTCGCTGTGGAAAAAGTCTTCATCTTCACCATCAGGCTCCCGGACTCTGCTGCTTTTATCCCCAGAGGGGAAATGAAGAGGGTCCAAGTCTCCTCTGCCGGCAGCCAGAAAGTTCGGGTCACCACCGCTCTTGGAGGAGACGGTGGTGGCGCCGGCGCCGGCACTGGATCCGAACAGCTCCTCCATCAGGTTcgccttcttctccttcctcaaaaTGAAATCTACATTGTCCTTCCTCGGGCTTTCCAAACTGTTGTTCTGGAAATCTAAAAGGCTACTTTTTTGGCTAAGTGGATTGGACTTCCCTGACATTTTCGCAAACGAAGGCACGTAGCTACCAAATGCAAACTCATCTGGAGGGCCCGGGCTTCGAATTGGTCCTGGGCTCCGGCCTTCTCCTCTGGGACTTAAAAAACTCATGTCTGACAAATGATGTCCGTTAATTCTGTCTGAAGACTCGGAGAATGTGTATGATTTGGGGCTTCTGTCTGGAGAAAGCAGTTTTGATTCAAAGTTGGGGAGCAAGGGCAAAGGGGGCCGGTTGAGGTTCTGCGGATCCTGGAGTTCTTGGTTGATTTCGTCCAGTTTGGCAAGAAGCATTTCTGTCTTTAGTCTTTCTGCCTCGTCTTCGAGTTTATCAGCATTCTGAGTTTGAGACGTTTCCATCTGGAACCTTCCGGTGTCCAGTGCTGGCTTCTCTGCTCTTCCTAGCAAAGATGACTGACTCTTCACTTTATCAAGTTCTTCTCTTTCTCGTTctgtataaaatgaaatttaaaaagaggagTTTTATAGAGTAAGTATTTCTAAATAGGAAAACTCAGCAAAAAGTCTTGTACTCTATGTTTGACACTCAAAGATAGGTAGACTGGACATCATAATACTTTGTTTCCACATTGGACAGTCTGGGTTAGAAAGTAATTAACAAGGACCACACTTAAGAGCCACATCCCGCACACTGATCTTCAGTGTAGCAGTAGGAAGGGTCTCCATGGAGTGCTGTACAATTCATGGTGTGCAGTGAGACAGAAAGAACAAGGAATTTAAACAAATCCTTGGCTGAGAAAGCATCCCTTACTCCGAACTCCAACAGCAAGTGTGCTCACTCAAGTCAAGAGAGAATCTCAGTTACAACTCAAATGAAGAGCATCCTAACTTTTTTGTAAAAAAGGTATGTTcttatcaaaaataataattgcatagactaaaaaaaaaaacataagcaaaaatacTCCACAGTAAAAACGACCCTAGAGGTGAGAATTAAACACAATTTGAGAGAAGTTCTGagagaagaaaatgcttccaGGAACAATCCTGTGTTTACCAACAAAATCACAATGTGGACAACAGATGAACTAAATATGTCCGAGTTAAAGCTCCTCGAGTGTGGGGACTGTGACGGAGAACTGTGAGAAAGGTCTGTGCCCGGGGAAAGGGCACAGCCATGATGTGCAGAATTCATTTGAAAGGCTCGGTTTTGTTTTGCCCATTCTTGGCAGTTTCCTctaattttgaaatcatttttcaagtgaaagaactaaaaatattgaaatatcataaatattttatatttaaaataaaatatcagtaaaTGGCATACATGTATCATTCTGATATCAGATCACCGCATATAGAACAGGAGGTGAGGAGACAGCCTAAGAGACCAAGCCATGGTCTTCTGttatttaattccttttcttGTTCCCTAAAATGAACTGACCATAACAATTTTCCATCCTGTGGTTTAACACATGAAAGCACCTTGCTCAGCCTCTGGCCAAACGTGATATGAGTATCATTTTCCATCCAATATGCATGTTAACAACTTCAATTGGATCACAAATTTCTGTTCCATGAATTTCAgcttaaaacaaacagacaaacttgAAAGATTTCTCTGTATACAACTACCACCGAACTAATGGGATACGAAACTTAGTCCGGGACTCCCGGTGCCCACACCTCTAGCACATTCTATCCAGATGGAAACTATGCGAACTTTCTCTGAACTTATGAGCAATGTTATTAAAGACTTACAAATTAAAGTAAAACAATTCTAGGAATATTCAGGGCCTTGTAGATCACTGATTTTTGTGTTTCAGCTACTCCTAGAGATCAAGGCCAACACAAGAAAGGGCTCTCTTGGTTAATTcttcatttagttccaggaataGTTCCCCTCTGTGATTAAACATCGCTTCCTCTAAATTCTCTggagttcattcattcataattCCCAAGCCCCAACAGCAACTTccgtcttccttctctttcctttgtaaCTCCATTCAATTGTTCTGACTCCAGTGTACCGCCCTCCGCTGCTGTCTCCGCCTCTTCCGGTTCCCTGCTCACTTACAGCCCACCAACTGCTTAGACAAACTCTTACCCCTCTCAGGCTTCCCCGAAGCCTCCTGCTTGCCAGAGCCTCCCTCCCGAT encodes:
- the LOC114680651 gene encoding lebercilin-like — protein: MGTAASFPNLSVLPRCRLARLNPVSDCWFCCYYTKELSKNLELSTNSFQRQLLAERKRAFEAYDENKVLQKELQRLYHKLKEKERELDIKNIYANRLPKSSPKKEKEVIARKHVSCQSDFTDLCTKGVQTTEDLELEEFPITPQTVLCYENKWNETEYLSSYLEYHEQSERGAEILHPALEKEEPRSEDREGGSGKQEASGKPEREREREELDKVKSQSSLLGRAEKPALDTGRFQMETSQTQNADKLEDEAERLKTEMLLAKLDEINQELQDPQNLNRPPLPLLPNFESKLLSPDRSPKSYTFSESSDRINGHHLSDMSFLSPRGEGRSPGPIRSPGPPDEFAFGSYVPSFAKMSGKSNPLSQKSSLLDFQNNSLESPRKDNVDFILRKEKKANLMEELFGSSAGAGATTVSSKSGGDPNFLAAGRGDLDPLHFPSGDKSSRVREPDGEDEDFFHSEGRSFNPNRPRPKHTSNKPTVKAADPVDEDIEEVTLR